The Meles meles chromosome 12, mMelMel3.1 paternal haplotype, whole genome shotgun sequence genomic sequence GAAAGCCTGGCCCACAAATCACAAAATTGTGTGctaattgtttaaaaaagaaaatgacggtataatttattgatttgtgatAAATGTTTGTAAAATTGGTGAGACAGCGTTTTTAACATAGTAACAAGTAATAAGTAAGGTAGCAAAAAATGGGGACTTAACCTGTCTGTTGCTAAaaggagtgaatgaataaaattacaGTGTTTTGCAAAATAAATTATTGCCAATTTGCCTTTTTTGCAAGTTCTCATATTTTGAGTTTGCTTAAAGAGAATATCTGTTCATATTAAATAGTATACTTTATCACAGAGTATTGGCTGTTTGAGGTAACAAAATATTCTAATTTGCTGAATCATGAGTTTCGTTTATATAATTTCAGATGCTAACATCACTTTTGAAGGAACATGTCCATACTGTTTCCAGTTGCTGGTTTTGGATAACTCTCGGGTGCGCCTCAAACCCAAGTCCAAACTGactcccaaaatacaaaaacttcTTAATCGAGAAGCAAGAAATTATACACTTAGTTTTAAAGAAGCAAAAATTGTGAGAAGATACAAAGACTCCAAAAGTGTATTGGTAAGATTTCAAATCCAGTATGTGTAAATAAActagaattttcttttacttaaaatgAGGTTGATTAAGGATCAGGCTACATAGAACTCAGAGGTTTGTGGTAATATACACAGATTGTCAAAATATGCACGTAACTTTTTTTCTAGTGATATTTCATCAAGAGTAAaacttagtttttttaaaaaaattttttttaagattttatttatttgacagagcgagatcacaagtaggcagagggagtgggggaagcaggcttcccgctgagcagagaacctaatgtggggctctatcccaggaccctgagatcatgacctgagctaaaggcagaggctttaagccactgagccacccaggtgcccctaaaatttttgATTGATGTATAGCTGATACGTTATTTTCAAGTTGACACACAGTGATTTGACATTACATACATTAGGAAATTCTGCCTCTGGATTTAATGAAGTAAAGAGGCGTGAGAATTCATTCAGTTGGTTTTATAAATTGATTTAGACCTATATTTGAAGAATATAGAATCACTAAGGGTTTGAAGGGGTCACTTAGATTTTCAGTGATAATTTGCTGTGTTTTATTGAAAAAACAGCTTAAAGTTCTGTGacaaatgttaaatgttaactGCTATTAAGAAGAACATTCTTTCAGAAGTTAACCAGGTATCACAGTCCCCTTTATTCCCCCAAACATGGTTTTACATTGAAAAAGTAGAGACCTTGTTATCTTTAAAAAGGTGTTTTagggatacctggctggctcagttggtggagcatgtgactctggatcttggggtcatgagttcaagtcccacattgggtgtacagattacttaaaaagaaaatcttttaaataaataaaaattaaaatgttttttaaatttataagtgTTTAGCCAGTAACTTTTAATTGTAGatgttctcattttaaatttttatcttgtctgattgctgctgcTGGATTACAGACTCCCTGAGGGCAGCCTCTCTTACCTGCTTGTACCTGGTGTAGTCCCTTAATCCAAGAATTTAATGAACATGTAATTTATTGGGTTAAATTATAAGAGAAATCAGGCccaatatttcttcttttgatgTTAGTTGACTACTTGTAAAACATGCAACAGAACAGTTAAACATCATGGTAAAAGTAGAAGCTTTCTCTCAGCACTGAAGAGCAGTCCTACTACTCCTACAAGTAAGCTCAGCCTGAAGACACCAGAAAGAAAGACTCCCAGTTCTGCAAACCTAAATCCTAAGTGTGGTTCCAAAGGCAAGAGCCCAGCCTTGATATTCAGGTATCTTAATTCATTAAGCTATTTGCATTGCTGGTGTGAACTCATTTCTTCGACTTTCCTCTGTTTAATATATACTCCCTAAATCTGCCATGCAGTCCAGGCCTTGgccctcatttttttcctccataccCTTTTCTTCTCTAAAGTCCTATACATACATCTTTCATTCCCATCTCTGCTTATAACTCCAGCTATATATATTCCTCTACTTCCAGCCTCTCCCTTTACTTGTTCCCAGCTGCTACTAAATATATCCACTTTATCCCCCCAGCATGTCCCTACCTGCTCATCCTCCTAAGTTCCTTCTGTCCATGAACATGCCTTTGTTTGTAGACAGTCTGACCTGAAATGGTGAGTAGAGTAGGCAACGCCTAGTCCCTTGGTCCTTGTCCAGTTAGTCACCAATTTCTGTCCGCCCTTCCTCCATGGGGTTTGCATCTGTTCTCCTTTTTCCCTCCTGCTGTGTTCAGTCTGTGTTCCTATTTTACTGGGACTACTACAGTAGTTTCCTGCTTCTAGTTTCAAACACTTCTAGTCCGATAATTTCCTACAGCACAGCTCTGATGAGAAGCCTTTACCATCTCATGCCGTAGCATCTAGATCAAACGTTCCTACATGGCTTCCTAGTCCTTCATACCTGGCACCAGTGTGTGTGCCTTCCTACTTTGCCTTAAGTCATCCTGTGTGTCAGCAAAACTGAGCTGAAGTAAACTCACAGTTTATGTCCCTGCTCTGAACCTTTGTTCTTGATATTGCCTCTGTCAGAAATTCCTGGGGAAATCTCACTGACTAGGGATTTGTCAGCTGCTACTAAGTTAACGATATGACTGAGCACCAAACTATTTTTGTAGTTCACAGTACTTTATTCACTATGATAATAAATTTAGTTCCTTAGAACtgtgaaaggaatttctgaacattTTGTACCAAAAAAGAAACTGTTTGGTAGTTTCTTGAACATAAACAGCAAAATTCTGTAAAGAGTGAAATTTATCTGTTTACTGCATTGAGTTTTTTATATTGTGTTGACATTTATAAAATTGGATAAGAATTGAAATTTTAAGTCTAGTTTTCTCATATTTTGATTCAATTATTTTGATATTTGGCATGATAAGAATTCATAAAAGTTTCTACCTTATTGGATAACTGTAGATAAAAGTtggcatatttaaaatatatgaaaattaaatattaaaaataattcatttgcaTATAGAACAGACTGCTTCTTAGTTATATGCATGAATGAGAAAGATATTTCACATTTGTCATACACatggggagtagaagagggatcAGACTGATAAACCCCAATAAAGTGTCATGGGTATGGAACACAGTTGGAAGgcatgaaacagaa encodes the following:
- the C12H18orf21 gene encoding UPF0711 protein C18orf21 homolog isoform X1: MRQKHYLEAAARQLQDSCPGQARYLLWAYSSSHDANITFEGTCPYCFQLLVLDNSRVRLKPKSKLTPKIQKLLNREARNYTLSFKEAKIVRRYKDSKSVLLTTCKTCNRTVKHHGKSRSFLSALKSSPTTPTSKLSLKTPERKTPSSANLNPKCGSKGKSPALIFRTPTSGQSTPTCSSKNVSKTKKHFSQLKMLLSQSESQKNSKVDFRNFLLSL
- the C12H18orf21 gene encoding UPF0711 protein C18orf21 homolog isoform X2; this translates as MRQKHYLEAAARQLQDSCPGQARYLLWAYSSSHDANITFEGTCPYCFQLLVLDNSRVRLKPKSKLTPKIQKLLNREARNYTLSFKEAKIVRRYKDSKSVLDTYIWTVNTHLLLKECEQNKETLLSTKNVA